Genomic segment of Callithrix jacchus isolate 240 chromosome 9, calJac240_pri, whole genome shotgun sequence:
ACCTTGCCCTCCCTACTCCCCTGTTACTGGGGACTCCAAGCAGGTCACAGGCCCCCCCATTTCCCAGACCAGTGTCCTTGAGATCTTCCAGGCCCACTGCCAGGTTCATCCTTCTCCCTCCCCGCCCCTGCTGTCCAAGCTTAGGGTTCTCACCTTTCCTTGGCCATTACTGCCCTTGGTGACCTGCCAAAGGCATGCTGCTCAGTTCTGCTCCCTCCTCCAGGTGTCAGCTGAGACCCTGTTTGGAAATGTCCCCAGCCTGATTCGAACACACCGGAGCTTTTGGGAGGAGGTGCTGGGGCCCACCCTGGAGGAGACTCGGGCCTCGGGCCAGCCCCTGGACCCCATCGGCCTGCAAAGTGGCTTCATGACGGTGAGGCCTGTGAAGGGCTGTGTCTGGATGGGGCAGAATTGGGAGCCCTCGGGTATCCTGTGTATAGGACATGCCTGCAGTACACAAATCTCTGTGTGATTTGAGGGGCTGAAGGACGCAGCCCCTGCCCCTAATATCCCCTTAACTGCACCTTTCATGCCACAAATCTGACTCACCTCTGTGCCAAAGGCTCCTTGTTCTGGAGGCCCTTATGAAGTGAAAATGCAGCTGTCtcagggtgggtgcagtggctcatttctgtaatcccagcactttgcgaggctgatgcaggtggatcatgaggtcaggagctcaagaccagcctggccaagatggtgaaactctgtctctactaaaaatacaaaaaaattagctgagtgtggtgacgggcacctgtaatcccagctactcaggaggctgaggcagagaattgcttgaaccagggaggtggaggttgcagtgagccgagatcgcaccgctgcactccagcctaggcgacagagcgggactctgtctcaaaaaaacaaaacaaaacaaacaaaaaagaaaatgcagttgtCTCAGGGAAGCGTCACACCTCGGCTCCCCTCAACTACAAAAGCTGGGTGCAGCAAATGGGCCTAAGTGAGGAGACCCTGAGGATGACTTGGGCAGATGTAAAAGGCCACAGGAGGTGCTCGGGGTATGGAGAAGAGGGACAAGAGAAAGCGAGAGGGCCTGGAGTCCAACTTTCTTCTACAATGTTACCTAGCCAGGACAACATGGGCCCCGCAGGAGAACGTTGCAGTGGGGTAGAGAGGTGGAGAGAGGCAGGCGCACGTCTCCTGGGAGCCTTAGGCACCCCCTCCACAGGAGCAAGGGTTCTGAGCAAACCCTTAGGTCACCACCCCATCCCCGGGTGAAATGGGATCTACAATGTTCTGTAAACGGCCCAGCTGAATTATTGATGGTGGGAGAGTAAGTCCAGAGCAGCAGGGCCCAGTAGCTCTGGATGGAGAGAGCTCTCTGAGCTCTAGGTCTGTGTCGGGACCTCCACTCCTCCCTGGAATCCAGAGAGAGGGGCCTGGGCTCAAGAACAATCCTGGGAGGGAGAGACCGGCAGGAGCTGTGCTAAGGGCCTCTGTGAGGCTCTCTCGTCACCTGCTCCTGGGTCCTGCAGCCAGAACCTGTATGCATGGCCTTCTCCCCGCCACTTCCCTTATCTGTCTCTCCAGTTTGGCCAGCGGTTCCAGCCCTATGTCCAGTACTGCCTCCGAGTGAAACAGACCATGGCTTACGCCCGAAAGCAGCAAGAAACTAACCCTCTCTTCCATGCCTTCATACAGGTGGGAGAGAGGGTGCTGGGGAGGGGGACGGGTGCCCTTTAGCCAGCCAGTCTCCAGCTGAGCCTGAAGCTGAGTTCACCACTAGGCAGGGCAGGAGGAAGCAGACCCCTGagccctgcctgccttccctgcAGTGGTGTGAGAAGCACAAGCGATCCGGGAGGCAGATGCTAGGTGACTTGCTCATCAAGCCCCACCAGCGCATCACCAAGTACCCACTGCTGCTCCATGCTGTGCTCAAGAGGAGCCCCGGGGCACGAGCCCAAGAGGCCCTGAATGCCATGGTAGGTGCCCCAGTGGGGCCAGGACTCTGATGAGTCGGGGACTGGAAACACGTCTTTCTTACTGTGTCTGTGACAGTGTGGCGCTGTGCTGTGGCTGGTGTTGGTTGGGAGGGGTGCTGAGCTGTGCCTCCTCCCGCACCCCAACTCCACCTAGATTGAAGCTGTGGAGTCATTCCTGCGACACATCAATGGACAAGTCCGCCAGGGCGAAGAGCAAGAGAGCTTGATGGCTGCAGCCCAACGCATCGGGCCCTACGAGGTGCTGGAGCCACCCAGTGATGAGGTGGAAAAGGTGAGAGGACAGAGGGAAGGGATGCAGAAAAAGCAAGGTCCCAACGATACTGGTGAAGgggaggcctggagaggccagaACACCCCACACTTGGGTGCCATAGGGTGTCTATCATTCTTCCCGCTAGTGACAGCCCAATGAGTAGAGGTAGCAGAGTAAAAAGGAGACACTGGGAGGCTTCCTCTGGCCCGTGGGGGAAGGATAGAGACAGAAAGGTGTTGGTGGCAGAACCAGGAGCCGCCACTGGCCAGGAAGTCCAGGCAGCCTGCCAGGGGCTCTGACCCCTCCCCTGTGTGTCCCTCAGAACCTGCGTCCATTCTCCACCCTGGACCTGATGTCCCCTATGCTGGGGGTTGCCCCTGAGTACACCCGACAGTTGCTGCTGGAAGGACCCGTGCGAGTGAAGGAGGGGCGAGAAGGGAAGGTGAGGGTGCTGCAGGCAGAGCAGAGGGGACGGGGCACAGCGGGAGAAGTTAAGAGGCAGCAACTTCCGGGGGGAAGTGGGAGAAGAGGGGTGTTGGGAAGAGGATGTGGTTCTGGCTAAGCTCCAGTCATTTGTGTGACCCTGAGCCCGCCATTTTCCCTGCCTGTAAAGCAAGAGATGGGACCAGAGTGATGCCCCTGCCCACTCCCACATTCGGGCTCTGCATGTGTCCCTCTGTGCCTGCGCACCACACCTGAACCTCCTCCCGGACCAGCCCTGCCTCTGGCTCCAGCTGACCCTGTCTCTTTCCcccgcacccccacccccagctggacGTGTACCTGTTCCTCTTCTCTGATGTGCTCCTCGTGACCAAGCCCCAACGCAAGGCAGACAAAGCCAAGGTCATCCGCCCCCCTCTCATGCTGGAGAAGCTCGTGTGCCAGCCCCTGCGAGACCCTCGTAAGTCCTTCCTGCAGGGAGCCTTTTCCCCTACCTTCTTTTATCGAGGCGAAGGAGGTGTCGGGATGGGTATCAAATAAAGGCTGGCCTCTTGAAGGTTGTCTCCTCCATCCAGACAGCTTCCTGCTCATCCACCTCACTGAATTCCAGTGTGTCTCCAGCGCCCTCATTGTGCACTGTCCCAGCTCTACAGACCGGGCCCAGTGGCTGGAGAAGACCCGGCAGGCCCAGGTATGGGAAAGCCAGGAATGGGGAGGCATGGGCAGGGGTCCAGAGCTCAGAAATGGGAgcagagcggtggctcacacctgtaatccagcaatttgagaggctgaggtgggagaatcacctgaggtcaggagtttgaaaccagcctggccagcatggtgaaacccatctctactaaaaatacaaaaattagctgagcatggtggtatacacctgtagtcccagttattcagaatgctaaggcaggggaatcacttgagcccggggggcagaggttgcagtgagtggagatcgtgccactgcactccagcctgggtgacagaatgagaccctgtctcaaaaagaaagaaaagaaagcaagcagggagggagggaggaaggaaatgggagcacagaggggaggaagaggaggagagagaggctggGTGGTTTCAGGTTCAGACTGGACCAGCTGGTGAGCCctaaagagggaggcagagactcCACCATCCATCAGAAGATGGAAAAAGCCGTTGGCCAGCTACTGCGCCAGCCACTGGGAAAGCCCAAGACATGGCATCCTCTGAAGGTTTGTGCAGCCTGGAATGATTAACTTCTAGAAGTCGTCCTCCATTCGCAGACATTTATGGGGCACTTGCTGAGTACAGGCACTAGGGCTAGCTGCTAGGGAATCAGAagagaataaactgccattcctGTCCTCAAGGTATAGGTACTGCAGCCTACTTAGGATACCTAGGAGTATGTCGGGGAgtcaagggagggaggaaagggcgTTCCACATGGAGGAGCAGAAAGTGCAAAGGCCGGAGATGTGAAACagttgtgtgtgagagagaactgTCCCCGTTGGTATTATAAAGTGCAAGAGCAGATGCATGGAAAGGGAGAGCCTGTAAGTGCCACCAGGTCATGCCCATCTCTGGATGTCATGATAAGGCATCCTGTAGGTGAGCTAGGGGAGTGATATGAGCAGATATAAAGCAGGAGGAATTCAAAATAAGAGAGAGTTACAAATGGAGCTGTATTAGGTCCCACAAACTTGGTGGCCTAAAATCCATCAGAAGCTTActctctcacatttctggaggccagaagtttcaAACCAAGGCACTGGCAGAGCTGAGTTTCCTCTGGAGGCTCGAGGGGAGAATCCATCCTTGCCTCTTCCAGGTCCGGGTTGCCCCAGGTGTTTTGTGGCTTGTGGCAACAGAATTCCAGTCTGTTTCTCTATCCTCCCCTGGCCTTCCTCTCTGTGTGTCCTGTGTCCAaatctccctcccctttctcttaGAAAGACACAAGTATTAGATTTAGAGCCCACCCTAAACCCAGGAAGAGCTTATCTTGAGCTCTTAGGATCTCCGCAAATCTGCAAAGACGCTTTTTCGCAATCAGGTCCCATTCATGGGTTTCAGAAGTCAGGAATGAGATCTATCTTTTGGGGGGGCCACTATTCAACCCACTACAGGAGTGGAATGGCCAGAGACGGGTGTTTGAGTTGGACTTTTAAGGATGGGAAAGACCACGGGCAGAAGAATCAAAGGACCATTTGGGcgggatttatttctggaataaTGACCATACCTGCCTAAGTCTGGAGCACAGGGTTTGTGAGTGGCTGGTAAGAGGCGAGATACTATAGAACCTCAGAGCTGCAGCACCCTGTGGCCTGGATGGCTTGAGTTGAATAGGGTTGACAAGAGACAGCCAccgtgaattctttttttttggtcaggggcagagtcttactccatagcccaggttagagtacagcggcatgatcatagctcactgccgcctcaacttcctaggctcagaTGATTTTCCCAtcttagccccccaagtagctgggactacaggtgcacaccaccacacctggctaattttttgcattttttggtagaaacagggtcttgccatgttacccaggctggtcttgaactcctgaacttaagcgATCTGCACaccgaggcctcccaaagtgctgggattacaggtgtgaaccaccatgcatgGTCCTGCCATGAATTCTTGAGCAAGGGAATGACATGGTGAAATCAGTGTGTTTCCTCTCGAATCGGGGTTTTCGGGAAATCAGGTGGCAGGATGCTAGgtgggctggaggagggagaaatTGGTGGCAGGAAGTTTATTGTGCTAGTGTGGATGTGAAACACATTGAAGGTGTGGTGCCGTAGCCTTAGGGAGATATTGCAAAAAAGGacaaaagcaaaggagaagaaaggagctATAGAAGAAAGAGGCAGGGGAGCCTTAAGGATACTGTGGTTCAAATCTTTACTGAATTCAGAAAAATCCACATTCAGACACCGGTCCTACCAGGTCCTAACCATGTGACACTTTGGGTAAGTTATATGACCTCCCtcaacttcagtttcttcagctgCAAAACAGATAATAACAGTACCTGCTTCCCAGGGAGATTCAAAGCTGTCATTCAGCTTAGGCGCACAGCCTGGTGCCAGCACTGGGCACAGGCCCAGGAACTCTAGATACCCAGGGGCAAAGAGCACGATTGGCCTCCCGAAGTTTCTGTCTGGAAGACTGCGTGGGCAATGGGACCCCGGACAGCAATGCATTCattagaaagggaaagggaaacgTGTTTATTTAGTTATTGCTTCCTCGGCGAAGTAGGTTAGAGTAGGAATATTTAGTTTTAAACAGCAGCGCTTTGAAACTGAAGCAGCCAAGATATACCCAACTGGAGATATCTTTGGAGCTTtgagaaatacagaaacaaacacCTGGAATTCAGgtgagaaataaagacaaaagacaaGCCCCAAGGGGAGGCAGGTGGGTTTTGTGTTGAGAGTGGCCTCCCATCTGCCCTGCCCCCTGCTTCCAGTGCCGTTCACAGTCCCCTCTATGAGGCAGAGACTTCTCTCCACCACTTCTGCCTAGGCCTAAACACACTTTCCACTAGGCTGGACTGACTGGCAAGTGACACCGTTCTGTTGGTTAATCAgattttcttggccaggcacagtggctcactcctgtaatcccagcactttgagaggctgagacgggcagatggcttgagcccagaaggtcaagatccagcctgaccaacatggcaaaacaccatctctacaaaaaatgcaataattagctgggtgaggtggtggctactcaggaggctgaggtgggaggatcgcttgagcccgggaggcagagcctgcagtgagctatgatcgcaccacggcactacaacctgggcgacagaaaaaaaagtcaaataaaaaaaacatcCCAAAGACTAGAGGCTCAAGGGGAGCCCAAGGACAAAAGATGGGGTTCTAGGGCCTCTGTGTTCCTAGAACCCCAACTCCCCAGGACAGCCAGTGGGGGTGAATGACAGGCTGCCTTTTTTCTTTGCCACTCCCACCTTCaaaactttctccttttttttttggtttttagtctTGGAACAACTGCCAGACCCTCACCTTCTCCCTCTAGAGTCCCCAGGGCTATTAAAAAATACGAGTATTTTACTATGCCAAACAATTCAGCCCCTGTAGTCTCACTCCAGGCTAACTAGAAAGACCTATGAAGATCTATAACCAAGATGCGCACCAAGGCTCCCTGCCTTCCTTAGCAAAGCAGAGGAAACCGAAACTTTGAAATTACTTTTCCTGCTATTGTCTCACACCAAATTCTTAGAGTCCTCTCCAGAGCCCTCAGTCTTTATAAACTGAAGAGGGCAGTAGAATCTCTATTGGTCCCTTTCAGAGAGCAATCCCCAGGGGTCAGACTGTTGTTTTCTCACCCTGGCAGAAATGTTGACTTGTAAATTTATTCCTACCAGTCTAGCTGTGATGGCTCACACTGTTAGGGAAAGTGAGCTGCAGGGAGAAGAGACTGAATCTTGGGGAATGCCCAGGGActgagaagaggaaaaggaacagTGACAGGAACAGATACAGCTGTCAGAGACGGCGACCAAGAAATTAAAGCAGGGAGACTGAAGGAGGCAGCTAAGGCTAAGAGCCAGGGTTGGAAGGAGAGATCCAAGTCCCCCCTGAGCTCCGGCACGTAAGCTGTCAGGGAGTTACTTCACCTCTTCTGGGGAACTTCAGTGCACACAGGACAGACAGAACAATTATATCCGCAAGTGGCTGGCCACAAGGCTCAGCACTATATGGTCACTCCATAAATGTTTGCCATTGTCATATTAGAAGAAAGAGATGGTCCGTGGGACCTGGGTAGGGCCAGCTGCTGACTGGGGAAATGCATCTGTTGCTGGGGAAGTCAGTGGGTGCCTTTCAGAATTCGGTTTTAGTCCAGCACTGGGGAGTTCTGGGAGGAGAGTAGGTGAATCTAGGAGCCACCCCAGAGACAGCAGGGAAAGGTGGCATTTCCTCTACACGGGGACAAAGGAAGAAGAATCCTGCTGGGGACCCTCCCTTCCTATTCTCAGGTTTGTAGGGTGTCACATTCTGGCTCAAGTGccaatttccttttccttccctgtccTCTGCTCTGCCCCCTATGTGTCTCTCCTGTTATACAAGCTGAGAAAATCCTCCCAGggttgctggagaggatttgggcTTGCTGGGAGGCACCTCAGACAGCCCCGtcccccacctccagcctcttCTCGGGGTCAGGCAAGGAGTTTAGTAGAGATGCTGGCATTGGATGTCCCTTACAGAAACCCCGCTTCCTTCCAGTTCTTTTCTTACATGTAACATCCCTCTCCTGACACCCCAAACATAAACTGAATTTGGGTCCTGTGGGGCACCCCAGCAGGACAAGCAGATCAGCCCAGCCCCTCTACCCTCCCTTCTCTCACTCCTTCCCTACTTCACATGGACCTGGGATATAAGGCCTGGGGAAGAGGGAATCCTGCCCCAGGTCCTGGCCCTCACAGGTTTCCTGTCCCCAGGTACCTTCCCCTGCTCTGGACAACAGACCACATCTTATAAGACTGCTGTCACCCTTGGGAATAAGTGACTGGAGAGCCAGAAAAAACGGAATTGGAAATATAACTCTGATGTCATTTTCCTATCTGGGTTCATCCAATTCATTTCTTGTGCTGACCCAGATGCCCCCAGGCTTTCTTGAGGGGTTTCGGGAAGGTCCAGGTGCCCAGGAGCTGCTGCCTCATATACCTCAAGCTGTGGAGAACAATTAGCATGGCATGGGCATCAACCAATCAGAAGGGAGCGTTGTACTAGAGGTCCTCTGCTGTGCCAGACTGTACCCACTAGTTGCTAGATCATGGGGATGGCAGAAGTGGATGAGGCCCAGGCAGCAGCCATTTCCTTACTAGCACAGAAGCCTTCAATATTTTAACAATGATGTGGCCATACCAGCAAGGGCTGATATCAGTGCTGCCCACAGCAGCCACCCGTTCCTCCCCTTTGCCAAGGCTTGTCTCTGCCTCCAACCTCAGCTCTgctgccttctcttccctccccaagCTAATGACCTTCAGTAACTCTTTATCCTTCAAGGCTGCCCTTGAAAGTGTTGCAGTGACTGAACTAGCACTCAAAGAGCAAGGCCCTGTCCCAGCTCTGCTTCTCCACAGCTGtggggccttgggcaagtcacttcgcCTCTCTAGGTCTAggatttttatctgtaaaatgggctacCATTCATGTTCTCCACGCCAAAGGGTCATGGTGTGTATCAAATGACCACACGTGCAAAGATCTTTGAAGCTTATTCAGATGGCGCTATTTCATTCTGATGGTACCTGTATGAAATtgctgagggagggaggaagacagaCGATACAATGCATCCTCTCCTCAACCTTCTAGGAACTTTCCTCCCTCTGCCCGGGACAAAGCCCACCTCTGCCCATGTTctgccctcctgctcctcccagctTCAGGGCAGAGGCCCAGGGGGTAGGAAAGAGGTGCTCTTgaaggagcaaccagtaccaaTTCAGAACACTTACtctaccatcaccaccaaccagggagggcttcctgaagGAGGGGGAAGGCCTGATAAAGGGTCTACCAAGAGGGCATGAGAAGCAAGACCTGTACAGGTAGGAAAAGGGGCATTCTGTTCACCCCACTCACCCCCAACACCAGCTCCAGAGTTTGGTGCCACCAGATCCCCACACCACCCCACTTTCTTACTATAAGAAGTACCCCCTTGGGCAGTTACTCAACCTTAGAGTCTCCATGTCTTGGTAGTAAGGGAGGGGTAAAAATATCTGGCTAATGGcgttttgtaaagattaaataaggtGATATATGTAACGCACTTAGCAGGGTGCCTGGCAAAcagcaagtgctcagtaaatgggaGTGCTTAATAATGAGGTGTCCTCTCCCAGGCCACCCTGCAGAAGCTGAAGGAAGAGGAGTACATCCAACAGAAGAGGGAGCTCCTGGCCCTCTATCGGGACCAGGACAGGGAGTCCCCCAGCACCAGGCCCTCCACGCCTTCCCTGGAGGGCTCTCAGAACAGTGCAGAAGGGAGGTAAGACTCACATGGACTACAAGACCACCCCGAGTAGGGGGCCgcaggcagggaggggaagaggaggaagccaTAAGGCTGAGAAATGGCATTACAGGACACTTTTGGTGGAATTAGGAATAGACAGAGGAACGCAGTCTATTGGGAGGGTAGGGAAGGTCTGTACCAGTTGTGttaggggtggggggcagggcatGGACAGCCTACAGGGTTAGCCAGCCTAGAGCCACACGGGAGCACCCCGAGAGGAGCAGGCTCGAGAGTGAAGGGGCTTGTAGATTTGCAGAAGATCAGAGCTGCCAAATCCCCAGGGAATATGAGAGGTTCATCTAGGACAGCACTGCTGCTTGGCAGCATgattaaggagaaaagaagaatcGATCCATGAGGATGACATCGGGTAAGTTTAGGAACCACTTGGCAAAAACCTGACCACCCACCCCATACAAGATCCTGAACCAAGTGCTATGGATAAGACAGCTTAGAGGCAGCCCATGCTCTCTTAGGAGCTTAAAATCTAGGGAGCCAGATGAGAAAACCAATCACAGTGAGATGGAAAGACTACCAAAATAAGTTTGGAGGAGGGGCTGTTTCTGGATGTAGTGATCAAGGGAACCTCCCTGAACTTGAACTTGACCCCTATGCATCTGACTCTTCACCATTAACTCCAGGATTCCTGAAATCTCAACCATCATCCCCCACCTGGTGGTGACGGAAGACACAGATGAAGATGCTCCCTTTGTGCCAGATGATACCTCAGACTCTGGCTATGGCACTTTGATCCCAGGCACCCCCACGGGGTCCCGCTCCCCACTGAGCCGTCTACGCCAAAGAGCCCTTCGGCGGGACCCTCGCCTCACCTTCTCCACCCTGGACCTCCGGACTATCCCTCTGCGTCCCCAGCCTCCCGACTCCCAAGCTCCTCAACGCCGAAGTGCCCCCGAACTGCCAGAAGGAATCCGAAAAGGAGGCAGTCTTCCCCGGGGAGACCCACCAACCTGGTCTGAGGAAGAAGATGGGGCCTCCGTGCCAGGGAATGTGGTGGTAGAAACACTGCACAGGGCCTGGCTTCGGAGCCAgcttccctcctccccagcccatgCTGACTCTGCCGGGGAGAGTCCCTGGGAGTCctcaggggaggaggaagaggggcctCTCTTCCTGGGTGCTGGCCAAAGATCCCTGCGCCCGCTGAGGGCTGAGGACATGCTCAGAGAGATCCGGGAGGAGCTGGCCACCCAAAGGATTGAGGGGGCTGCGGAGCCCCAGGACAGCAGGCCACGGAAGCTGACTCTGGCCCAGCTGCAGAGGATGCGGGGGGCCCACATCATTCAGCTGGATACACCCCTGTCCACATCGTAAGTGCTGGAGGGAAGCTGGCCTGGGAGGGGTCAGATGGGGACATCTGTATGGGGGTGCAGTACAGAAAGAGGGCAGTACAGGAGCAGGGAGCGAGGCAGGAAGGGCTCTCCGCTTCACTCTTCACCTGATGCTCAGCCACTGCCACTGACTGTCGCCTAACACCCCCTCCTGTCTTTTCAGAGAGGTGTGAGGAACGCGGAGGACCTTCGTCATGCATCTCTCCCAGAGGAAATCTCTCACCAGCAGTGCTGGTCACCCTCCGGCATCCTTGACTCTACCTCAAAGCCCAAAGGAAGCCTGGCGCAGGCACCCTCCCTCCTGCTCTGAGGACTTTGGGGATCAAGAACTATAAATTTATGTATAGGTGCACCTGAGCCCCACAGAAACTTGACCCCTTGTGCATAAAAATGGCTGCCCCGGCTGGGCATgcctacctataatcccagagctttgggaggccaaggtggaggatcccttgagcccaggagttcccgACCCGCCTAGGCAATATAGGGAAATCCTGtctttccaaaaaaatttttcaaaaattagcccggtgtgacAGTGTGCCTatgtctggaggctgaggtgggaggatcccatgagtccaagagttggaggctgcagtgagctttgatggcacccctgcactccagcttgggcaacagataAGGGAGGACAGAAGGAGAACCTGCTGCTCCTCTCAGTTggcgtggtggtggtgggctACCTGGCCCTAGTGCAGGACTCTTCCCAGCTCACCCCTCAGGATCTGGGCCTCTGCCCTGCCTCCCATCTAGACAGACCATTCTCTCCAAGAGCAGAGCTTTAATTTCCGAGATTTAGTGCATTTACAAAAGTCCACAGCTCCAACTGAAGGCCCCATTGTTCTGTGCTCACCCCTGCCTTGGGACAGTTTATCCTGCTCTGTGCTTGTTTAGGCAGAGGGCACAGAAGTGCCAAGTTTCTATTAGTGTAACatgattgctttaaaaaaaaaaaaaaaagactgcttaTGTATGAAAAAGGCTCAGGGAGAAACCAGGGGTCCCCGAGCAGTCTTGCTGGTAAGAACACCCAAAACAGACAAGAGGCACAGCGCCCCTCATCCCCGAAACTACCCACTCAGGCTCCTGGCACGCTCTGCCTCTCCCGGGCTCTTGAGCCCGTGGCACACCTCTCTCCAGGCACGCAGCGCACAGCGCTGACTGTCGGCTACGCTCAGACAGCTGAGAAAAGCTATGTACATCTAGAGGGTAGCACCAAGCCGGCCAGCGCCTGCCTGCTCCTCCAGCACCCCTCCTCTCCAGAAAAAAGGGGGGTCGGAAGGGGATTTCGCAGCGACAGTCCTTCGAGCTGCCCACGGGGGCGCAGCCTCATCTGAGAAGATCAGGCGCGGGCGGGAGGGTGGTGGGGCCGCACAGCGCCTCCTCGATGTCCTCCAGGCAGCCCAGCAGGTCCATGTCGCGGAGCACGCGGCCCAGCAGCTCCAGCGTGGCCTCGCGCCGCGGCGTGCGCCGCCTCCAGGCCGCCAACATGCTGTAGTGCGCTTCTCGGAGGCAACGCCCGTTCTGCAGCTCCAGTCGCTCGATCTCGTGGTCGCTCAGCCCTAGGCGCCGCACGAACTCCTTCCAGCGCAGCGGGG
This window contains:
- the PLEKHG6 gene encoding pleckstrin homology domain-containing family G member 6 isoform X1, yielding MQALGPPNEGPLQGLVASRIETYGGRHRASAQSTAGSLYPRGGPVLDPSRRRLQQYVPFAKGSGQARGLSPMRFRDSEPEKRHGGHTGAGPPHSPKLKEVSKAHELEVRLHTFSMFGMPRLPPEDRQHWEIGEGGDSSLTIEKSWRELVPGHKEMSRELCHQQEALWELLTTELIYVRKLKIMTDLLAAGLLNLQRVGLLTEVSAETLFGNVPSLIRTHRSFWEEVLGPTLEETRASGQPLDPIGLQSGFMTFGQRFQPYVQYCLRVKQTMAYARKQQETNPLFHAFIQWCEKHKRSGRQMLGDLLIKPHQRITKYPLLLHAVLKRSPGARAQEALNAMIEAVESFLRHINGQVRQGEEQESLMAAAQRIGPYEVLEPPSDEVEKNLRPFSTLDLMSPMLGVAPEYTRQLLLEGPVRVKEGREGKLDVYLFLFSDVLLVTKPQRKADKAKVIRPPLMLEKLVCQPLRDPHSFLLIHLTEFQCVSSALIVHCPSSTDRAQWLEKTRQAQATLQKLKEEEYIQQKRELLALYRDQDRESPSTRPSTPSLEGSQNSAEGRIPEISTIIPHLVVTEDTDEDAPFVPDDTSDSGYGTLIPGTPTGSRSPLSRLRQRALRRDPRLTFSTLDLRTIPLRPQPPDSQAPQRRSAPELPEGIRKGGSLPRGDPPTWSEEEDGASVPGNVVVETLHRAWLRSQLPSSPAHADSAGESPWESSGEEEEGPLFLGAGQRSLRPLRAEDMLREIREELATQRIEGAAEPQDSRPRKLTLAQLQRMRGAHIIQLDTPLSTSEV
- the PLEKHG6 gene encoding pleckstrin homology domain-containing family G member 6 isoform X2, with the protein product MQALGPPNEGPLQGLVASRIETYGGRHRASAQSTAGSLYPRGGPVLDPSRRRLQQYVPFAKGSGQARGLSPMRFRDSEPEKRHGGHTGAGPPHSPKLKEVSKAHELEVRLHTFSMFGMPRLPPEDRQHWEIGEGGDSSLTIEKSWRELVPGHKEMSRELCHQQEALWELLTTELIYVRKLKIMTDLLAAGLLNLQRVGLLTEVSAETLFGNVPSLIRTHRSFWEEVLGPTLEETRASGQPLDPIGLQSGFMTFGQRFQPYVQYCLRVKQTMAYARKQQETNPLFHAFIQWCEKHKRSGRQMLGDLLIKPHQRITKYPLLLHAVLKRSPGARAQEALNAMIEAVESFLRHINGQVRQGEEQESLMAAAQRIGPYEVLEPPSDEVEKLDVYLFLFSDVLLVTKPQRKADKAKVIRPPLMLEKLVCQPLRDPHSFLLIHLTEFQCVSSALIVHCPSSTDRAQWLEKTRQAQATLQKLKEEEYIQQKRELLALYRDQDRESPSTRPSTPSLEGSQNSAEGRIPEISTIIPHLVVTEDTDEDAPFVPDDTSDSGYGTLIPGTPTGSRSPLSRLRQRALRRDPRLTFSTLDLRTIPLRPQPPDSQAPQRRSAPELPEGIRKGGSLPRGDPPTWSEEEDGASVPGNVVVETLHRAWLRSQLPSSPAHADSAGESPWESSGEEEEGPLFLGAGQRSLRPLRAEDMLREIREELATQRIEGAAEPQDSRPRKLTLAQLQRMRGAHIIQLDTPLSTSEV
- the PLEKHG6 gene encoding pleckstrin homology domain-containing family G member 6 isoform X3, encoding MQALGPPNEGPLQGLVASRIETYGGRHRASAQSTAGSLYPRGGPVLDPSRRRLQQYVPFAKGSGQARGLSPMRFRDSEPEKRHGGHTGAGPPHSPKLKEVSKAHELEVRLHTFSMFGMPRLPPEDRQHWEIGEGGDSSLTIEKSWRELVPGHKEMSRELCHQQEALWELLTTELIYVRKLKIMTDLLAAGLLNLQRVGLLTEVSAETLFGNVPSLIRTHRSFWEEVLGPTLEETRASGQPLDPIGLQSGFMTFGQRFQPYVQYCLRVKQTMAYARKQQETNPLFHAFIQWCEKHKRSGRQMLGDLLIKPHQRITKYPLLLHAVLKRSPGARAQEALNAMIEAVESFLRHINGQVRQGEEQESLMAAAQRIGPYEVLEPPSDEVEKNLRPFSTLDLMSPMLGVAPEYTRQLLLEGPVRVKEGREGKLDVYLFLFSDVLLVTKPQRKADKAKVIRPPLMLEKLVCQPLRDPHSFLLIHLTEFQCVSSALIVHCPSSTDRAQWLEKTRQAQVPSPALDNRPHLIRLLSPLGISDWRARKNGIGNITLMSFSYLGSSNSFLVLTQMPPGFLEGFREGPGAQELLPHIPQAVENN